From Fusarium fujikuroi IMI 58289 draft genome, chromosome FFUJ_chr07, a single genomic window includes:
- a CDS encoding related to gamma-tubulin complex component GCP4, with amino-acid sequence MLHEILLSLSGHPSPLLRTDATQPHALSGVSPAERQLLASAAHLSDVHINLISYTAQVANSHPSTICRAVATAIDSIHLAAFQRKVLDVEASILQDDPDLVGAYNIVPLTAVIGEFKDWTRRMEWLWEMVQFMLAKNKKGETCHGAQLMDRLRLELQSGYRDVQNTAMSLVTVAETAWLKQVSAWILYGRLPSFGGDDFFVQKVEESENEYISRSSLLPAFVTPATASSMLFIGKSLNHIRVKSSVDSGLRGLDHLSSKLQELSSLSFPIKSTSFSRAIIAVRISLSENTLQKLLPLAKVTEMLQLLRDFFLLGRGEFAMQLTHEADEKIRSRWRRADNLAYEKGDGLKNVTVKEGEVAAVLARTWAVLASMQGQHAEEDEQLELARDLLRLNLTKSKATPNFGSGSGLSRDAVSLLSESPFRNLLFSVPSLLSIQIPPPLDMVLSPSDIQIYSCINAYLLSMRRAHIRLTDLWKITSLRRQYPTAKGGREHIILLRKRWTSRSSSMRSSWTTASAAIFFLAETEAYLQTEIVAGLWEGFHEWLTANDPKHGQSRAPTPTKLRDESGGADKDEEEDDDLWLGNENDKPTGQDDTPKARDSTPPQDPQTLSTAHRLYLRTLIHRLLLTQPTFTQPLYNLLIHIDHLVAHLHRLHAIYTSIDLETDAGVVDAFVDLESEERDVKRRLHDIESRVRSGIEDVVAALRALESDPIFTAEWEGDTAPATATEEDEDDQRDGRDRDTDDAEERGGFTAARVGGINRLLMKLDFGTWFGRPDGHDDVEQL; translated from the exons ATGCTCCACGAAATCCTACTCTCCCTCTCGGGACATCCCTCCCCCCTCCTACGGACCGATGCAACTCAGCCTCATGCACTCTCCGGCGTATCGCCAGCCGAGCGCCAACTCCTCGCCTCAGCCGCCCACCTCAGCGACGTccacatcaacctcatcagctACACGGCCCAAGTCGCTAACTCGCACCCCTCGACCATCTGCCGAGCCGTCGCAACAGCCATAGACTCCATCCATCTAGCAGCCTTCCAGCGCAAAGTTCTCGATGTCGAGGCGAGCATATTACAAGATGACCCGGATCTGGTGGGAGCTTATAATATTGTGCCGTTGACGGCGGTGATAGGCGAGTTTAAGGACTGGACTAGGAGGATGGAGTGGCTTTGGGAGATGGTGCAGTTCATGCTGGCGAAAAATAAGAAGGGGGAGACATGCCACGGCGCTCAGCTCATGGATCGTCTACGGCTTGAGCTGCAGAGTGGGTATAGGGATGTTCAAAACACAGCTATGAGTCTTGTTACAGTGGCAGAGACAGCATGGCTAAAACAAGTTTCTGCTTGGATATTATATGGAAGACTTCCGAGCTTTGGAGGTGACGATTTCTTCGTCCAGAAGGTCGAAGAGTCCGAAAAC GAGTACATATCACGGTCCAGCCTATTACCAGCATTCGTGACACCAGCTACAGCTTCGTCCATGCTCTTCATCGGAAAATCTCTAAATCACATACGAGTCAAGAGCAGCGTTGACTCAGGCCTTCGTGGCCTAGATCACCTATCATCAAAGCTTCAAGAATTATCCAGCCTCTCGTTTCCAATAAAAAGCACCAGCTTCTCGAGGGCCATCATTGCGGTCCGGATATCTCTCTCTGAAAACACGCTTCAAAAACTCCTCCCGTTAGCCAAGGTGACGGAAATGCTACAGTTATTGCGAgatttcttcctcctcggtcgCGGTGAATTTGCAATGCAGTTGACCCACGAGGCAGATGAAAAAATACGCAGTCGTTGGAGGCGAGCAGACAACTTGGCTTACGAAAAAGGTGACGGTTTGAAGAACGTGACGGTCAAAGAGGGTGAAGTTGCGGCGGTTCTCGCAAGGACGTGGGCTGTTCTAGCATCTATGCAGGGCCAACAtgctgaggaagacgaaCAACTTGAGCTTGCTCGAGATCTTTTACGACTGAATCTCACCAAGAGCAAGGCGACTCCGAATTTTGGTTCGGGTTCAGGTCTCAGCCGTGATGCTGTAAGCCTCTTATCCGAGTCGCCTTTTCGCAACCTCCTTTTCTCTGTCCCGTCTTTACTGTCCATCCAGATTCCTCCACCACTGGATATGGTACTGTCACCATCAGACATACAGATATACTCTTGTATCAACGCCTATCTACTATCAATGCGTAGAGCGCACATTCGCCTTACGGATCTGTGGAAGATTACATCCTTGAGACGTCAATATCCAACCGCAAAAGGTGGCCGAGAACATATTATCCTTCTTCGAAAGCGATGGACATCTCGGTCATCTTCAATGCGCAGCTCTTGGACAACTGCAAGTGCTGCCATATTCTTCCTAGCGGAAACAGAAGCATATCTCCAGACTGAGATTGTTGCTGGGCTATGGGAGGGCTTCCATGAGTGGCTGACAGCCAACGACCCCAAGCATGGGCAGTCCAgagcaccaacaccaaccaaaTTACGAGATGAATCAGGGGGTGCTGAtaaagatgaggaagaggatgatgacttaTGGCTAGGCAATGAAAATGACAAGCCTACAGGTCAAGATGATACTCCCAAAGCACGAGATTCAACGCCTCCCCAAGATCCTCAGACTCTTTCAACAGCTCATCGCCTGTACCTTCGCACTCTCATTCATCGTCTGCTTCTCACTCAGCCAACATTTACCCAACCTCTATATAACCTCCTCATCCATATCGATCACCTCGTCGCCCATCTACATCGTCTACACGCTATCTATACGTCAATAGACCTCGAGACAGATGCCGGTGTAGTCGATGCCTTTGTCGATCTTGAGTCTGAAGAACGTGACGTCAAGCGCCGTCTTCACGACATCGAATCCCGTGTCCGCTCTGGCATCGAAGACGTCGTCGCCGCCCTTCGCGCTCTCGAATCCGATCCCATCTTCACAGCCGAATGGGAGGGCGACACAGCTCCCGCCACTGCAactgaggaagacgaagatgatcaGCGAGACGGCAGAGACCGGGACACAGATGATGCAGAGGAACGAGGTGGCTTCACAGCTGCACGAGTTGGTGGCATCAATCGTCTGCTCATGAAGCTCGACTTTGGCACATGGTTCGGCAGACCGGACGGCCACGATGATGTCGAGCAGCTGTAA